A genome region from Myxococcales bacterium includes the following:
- a CDS encoding protein kinase, with amino-acid sequence MKTCPRCKMRFENAARTCVFDATPLEEVADVRLGTTLSGRYVIDEVLGEGGMATVYGATHKLTGKPVALKVMHPTLATDAVVRERFRREAKNAQKLTHPNIIEIYDQGETEDGTAYIAMERLHGAPLSATIGSRTMTLRRALHIMVQLARGVARAHDLDVVHRDIKPDNIFLCQRDDGTELVKILDFGIAKSMHDSRLTGQGELFGTPQYMAPERIKNAEVGPAADLYALGVVFYELLTGELPFDAADIATFFVKHLRDVPPPPSAQNPEVPPELDALVATMLAKEPGERPVDAHRVQTTALEILTALSLDAPPTPETLSESSAQRFTLEPASDHGVWRRRVAVFDDMLTVAYGDHRKAPKELLECLLTVHELVARHAQAHFERDLARRTADRAVAEHREQRLQLGFAVDVLGQDASRAKEEARAAQALTVNGRARDEEFATRLRALAKEQLFWEGRSGFREPSAELADAYEQLAATTREWLASRGEHAERVAQLSTKEARVLDIDFQLRELRAALANLEQRGDEERAREEREAEEREAMCATLEAQLISETQLFCMPLRKRRELGSHFEQLEADGAHA; translated from the coding sequence TTGAAGACCTGCCCACGCTGCAAGATGCGCTTCGAGAACGCGGCGCGTACGTGCGTCTTCGACGCGACCCCGCTCGAGGAGGTCGCCGACGTGCGCCTCGGCACCACGCTGTCGGGGCGCTACGTGATCGACGAGGTGCTCGGCGAGGGGGGCATGGCGACCGTCTACGGCGCCACCCACAAGCTCACCGGCAAGCCCGTGGCGCTGAAGGTCATGCACCCGACGCTGGCCACCGACGCGGTCGTGCGCGAGCGCTTCCGCCGGGAGGCGAAGAACGCCCAGAAGCTCACGCACCCGAACATCATCGAGATCTACGACCAGGGTGAGACCGAGGACGGGACGGCGTACATCGCGATGGAGCGCCTGCACGGGGCGCCGCTCTCGGCGACGATCGGCTCGCGCACCATGACGCTGCGGCGCGCGCTCCACATCATGGTGCAGCTCGCGCGTGGCGTCGCCCGCGCGCACGACCTCGACGTCGTGCACCGGGACATCAAGCCGGACAACATCTTCCTCTGTCAGCGCGACGACGGCACCGAGCTGGTCAAGATACTTGACTTTGGCATCGCCAAATCGATGCACGACAGCCGGCTCACCGGGCAGGGAGAGCTGTTCGGCACGCCGCAGTACATGGCTCCAGAGCGCATCAAGAACGCGGAGGTGGGACCGGCCGCCGATCTCTACGCGCTCGGCGTCGTCTTCTACGAGCTGCTCACCGGCGAGCTGCCCTTCGACGCGGCCGACATCGCGACCTTCTTCGTGAAGCACCTCCGCGACGTGCCGCCGCCGCCGAGCGCGCAGAACCCGGAGGTGCCGCCCGAGCTGGACGCGCTGGTGGCGACGATGCTCGCGAAAGAGCCCGGGGAGCGCCCGGTCGACGCGCACCGCGTGCAGACCACGGCGCTCGAGATCCTGACGGCGCTCTCGCTCGACGCGCCACCCACCCCCGAGACGCTGAGCGAGAGCTCGGCGCAGCGCTTCACCCTCGAGCCGGCCTCCGACCACGGCGTCTGGCGGAGGCGCGTCGCGGTGTTCGACGACATGCTCACGGTCGCGTACGGCGACCACAGGAAGGCCCCCAAGGAGCTCCTGGAATGCCTCCTCACCGTGCACGAGCTCGTCGCGCGGCACGCGCAGGCCCATTTCGAGCGCGACCTCGCGCGCCGAACGGCCGATCGCGCGGTGGCGGAGCACCGTGAGCAGCGCCTCCAGCTCGGCTTCGCGGTCGACGTGCTCGGCCAAGACGCGTCACGGGCCAAGGAGGAGGCGCGCGCGGCGCAGGCGCTCACCGTGAACGGGCGCGCGCGGGACGAAGAGTTCGCGACGCGGCTCCGCGCCCTCGCAAAGGAGCAGCTCTTCTGGGAGGGCCGCTCCGGTTTTCGTGAACCAAGCGCGGAGCTCGCCGACGCCTACGAGCAGCTCGCCGCCACCACCCGCGAGTGGCTCGCCTCGCGCGGAGAGCACGCCGAGCGCGTGGCGCAGCTGTCCACGAAGGAGGCGAGGGTCCTCGACATCGACTTCCAGCTGCGCGAGCTGCGCGCGGCCCTCGCGAACCTGGAGCAGCGCGGCGACGAAGAGCGCGCCCGTGAGGAGCGCGAGGCCGAGGAGCGCGAGGCGATGTGCGCGACCCTCGAGGCCCAGCTCATCAGCGAGACGCAGCTCTTCTGCATGCCGCTCCGCAAGCGCCGCGAGCTCGGCTCTCACTTCGAGCAGCTCGAGGCCGACGGGGCCCACGCGTGA
- a CDS encoding LysM peptidoglycan-binding domain-containing protein gives MTGLRAHARALGIVLTLTSLAAHAATANAADAPATSATPASPPGPAPLPAPATSPKPAPAKPAPATSPKPAPAKPAPAKPAPAKPAPAAQRPAAHKPPPPKPPPHKPAPAKPSAAKPGAAKPGASPHAALPATAAAPKAGAPGPTRDEDPKGRRAVAGGSTLDEAALGAESAELGALHDAERELFPPGIPPLGTPWPKDEPSPMATEGTPPRPHSSGPPPKVLSAGGASGATDRDLSWLEGLELPELPVRWDARLVRYLEFWRDDPRGHAMFATWLRRSGRYRDTIRKTLAKKGLPGDLVWLAMVESGFDPKARSPVGALGMWQFMPGTGRIYGLSQDRWADQRIHVPSATEAAADFLADLYRRFGTWELAMASYNMGYGGITGVVKKYNSNDYWALSHLEGSLPWETTLYVPKILSCAIVGRNLARFGFQAVELEAPVVGDEVVVPPGTPLATVAQAAGCKPKEVEALNPELRAGRTPPTDGPGYAVRVPPGRGPACAQALAKQRGVPADRYVVKTGESLSDIADSHRVATSRLVELNGIAPGEVLHGGTVLLVPAPAPAPAGSAPATTPGTPAEAPAPSTSPEGERPVVIVPADVYVYPDRTRVFYRVKTGDTAGSLAEAFGVTSDELRRWNALDLRARLLEGMTLQVFVADREKLAQTRWLSEGSVRTVVAGSEEFFAHFEEKGRRRIVVQAAAGETLEVIGKRHGVSAKLMERINRRGKSEPLAAGESVVLYVPHNDGPRPGELAARADVLPLPPP, from the coding sequence ATGACGGGTCTGCGCGCACACGCTCGAGCCCTGGGGATCGTCCTCACGCTCACCTCGCTCGCTGCCCACGCCGCCACGGCGAACGCGGCCGACGCCCCCGCGACGAGCGCGACCCCCGCGAGCCCGCCAGGCCCAGCTCCGCTTCCCGCGCCGGCGACGAGCCCGAAGCCCGCGCCCGCCAAGCCCGCGCCCGCGACGAGCCCGAAGCCCGCGCCCGCCAAGCCCGCGCCCGCCAAGCCCGCGCCCGCCAAGCCCGCGCCCGCGGCGCAGAGACCCGCCGCTCACAAGCCCCCACCGCCGAAGCCCCCGCCGCACAAGCCGGCGCCGGCAAAGCCGAGCGCCGCCAAGCCGGGCGCCGCCAAGCCAGGCGCGTCGCCTCACGCGGCCCTCCCTGCGACGGCGGCCGCGCCCAAGGCTGGCGCGCCCGGGCCCACGCGCGACGAGGATCCGAAGGGGCGGCGCGCCGTCGCCGGAGGCTCGACCCTGGACGAGGCCGCCCTCGGCGCCGAGAGCGCGGAGCTCGGCGCCCTCCACGACGCCGAGCGCGAGCTCTTCCCACCGGGCATACCGCCGCTGGGCACCCCGTGGCCGAAGGACGAGCCCTCGCCGATGGCCACGGAGGGGACGCCGCCGCGCCCGCATAGCTCGGGCCCGCCCCCGAAGGTGCTGTCCGCGGGGGGCGCAAGCGGCGCGACCGATCGGGATCTGTCGTGGCTCGAAGGCCTCGAGCTCCCCGAGCTCCCCGTGCGCTGGGACGCCCGCCTCGTGCGCTACCTCGAGTTCTGGCGCGACGATCCGCGCGGCCACGCCATGTTCGCCACGTGGCTGCGGCGGAGCGGCCGCTACCGCGACACGATCCGCAAGACGCTCGCGAAGAAGGGCCTCCCCGGGGATCTGGTGTGGCTGGCGATGGTCGAGAGCGGCTTCGATCCCAAGGCGCGCTCGCCCGTGGGCGCGCTGGGCATGTGGCAGTTCATGCCCGGCACAGGTCGGATCTATGGGCTCTCTCAGGACCGGTGGGCCGATCAGCGCATCCACGTGCCGAGCGCGACCGAGGCGGCCGCCGACTTCCTCGCGGACCTCTACCGGCGCTTCGGCACGTGGGAGCTGGCGATGGCCTCGTACAACATGGGGTACGGCGGCATCACCGGCGTCGTGAAGAAGTACAACTCGAACGACTACTGGGCGCTGTCGCACCTCGAGGGCTCGCTGCCCTGGGAGACCACGCTCTACGTGCCCAAGATCCTCTCGTGCGCGATCGTCGGCCGGAACCTCGCGAGGTTCGGTTTCCAGGCCGTGGAGCTCGAGGCCCCCGTCGTCGGCGACGAGGTGGTCGTGCCGCCGGGCACCCCGCTCGCCACGGTGGCCCAGGCCGCGGGGTGCAAGCCCAAGGAGGTCGAGGCGCTGAACCCCGAGCTCCGGGCGGGCCGCACGCCGCCCACCGACGGCCCCGGCTACGCCGTGCGCGTGCCGCCAGGGAGAGGGCCGGCGTGCGCACAAGCGCTCGCGAAGCAGCGTGGCGTGCCCGCGGATCGCTACGTCGTGAAGACCGGCGAGTCGCTGAGTGACATCGCCGACAGCCACCGGGTGGCCACGTCGCGGCTCGTCGAGCTGAACGGCATCGCCCCCGGCGAGGTGCTGCACGGCGGCACCGTGCTGCTGGTGCCGGCGCCCGCGCCCGCGCCCGCGGGGAGCGCGCCCGCGACGACGCCCGGGACGCCCGCAGAGGCGCCCGCACCCTCGACGAGCCCGGAGGGCGAGCGCCCCGTCGTGATCGTGCCAGCCGACGTGTACGTGTACCCCGATCGAACGCGTGTATTTTACAGGGTGAAGACGGGCGACACCGCCGGCTCGCTGGCGGAGGCGTTCGGCGTCACCTCGGACGAGCTCCGCCGCTGGAACGCCCTCGATCTGCGGGCGCGCCTGCTCGAGGGGATGACGCTCCAAGTGTTCGTCGCCGACCGCGAGAAGCTCGCTCAGACGCGCTGGCTCAGCGAGGGCTCGGTGCGCACTGTCGTCGCCGGCAGCGAGGAGTTCTTCGCTCATTTCGAGGAGAAGGGGCGACGCCGCATCGTCGTGCAGGCCGCCGCCGGCGAGACGCTCGAGGTCATCGGCAAGCGCCACGGCGTGTCGGCCAAGCTGATGGAGCGTATCAACCGGCGAGGCAAGTCGGAGCCGCTCGCCGCGGGGGAGAGCGTGGTGCTGTACGTGCCCCACAACGACGGCCCGCGACCAGGCGAGCTGGCCGCCCGCGCCGACGTGCTGCCCCTCCCCCCCCCCTGA
- a CDS encoding VanW family protein — MRTPTPTRLLVVSLVAVALAAGAFVARPYALPNTPALPGLRVDGVEIPRGSDGAAEVRARKAALEGRVVTLTSGKGTTTATLAELGLAVDEARTLQRIAALGRDGSLLERFQLAREAARGELDVPLALAVDRDKGVARLEPVKAEIDVAPTPAKLDLDKHATLPGVDGVYVDLDATLARVEDLARSGHKNEPSALPLVTLTVPPRVSSSYLASLDVSTVVGEFETHFSRGGDQARRGRNIDVAASKLEGLVLSPGQLVSFNEIVGERSEANGFQRSWEIFKGEMVEGVGGGTCQVASTFHAAVLFGGLDVLERLPHSRPSAYIPMGLDSTVVFPAVDLKVRNPHPFPVVVHTKSTGNTLRVELLGKSKPARVVFGRDVVATLPYKRKIVEEPGLPANRVVRKQHGIKGFRIKRTRQLVYENGTSKTEESTDFYPPTTEIYLVPAGFDEGRLPALPDADADPGDGPRTPAPSSGGAVACAGDCAKPGDIEVVNGRGVHAPTGVQVAPPRSVSLKR; from the coding sequence ATGCGCACCCCCACACCCACCCGGCTCCTCGTCGTGTCGCTCGTCGCGGTCGCGCTCGCCGCGGGCGCCTTCGTGGCGCGCCCGTACGCCCTCCCGAACACCCCCGCGCTGCCGGGGCTGCGCGTCGACGGGGTCGAGATCCCCCGGGGCAGCGACGGCGCCGCGGAGGTCCGGGCTCGCAAGGCCGCGCTCGAGGGGCGGGTGGTGACCCTCACGAGCGGCAAGGGCACCACGACCGCCACCCTCGCCGAGCTCGGCCTCGCGGTCGACGAGGCGCGCACGCTCCAGCGCATCGCCGCGCTCGGCCGCGACGGCTCGCTGCTCGAGCGCTTCCAGCTCGCGCGTGAGGCGGCGCGGGGCGAGCTCGACGTACCGCTCGCGCTCGCGGTCGATCGCGACAAGGGCGTCGCGCGCCTCGAGCCCGTGAAGGCCGAGATCGACGTCGCGCCCACCCCAGCCAAGCTCGACCTCGACAAGCACGCCACGCTCCCTGGGGTCGACGGCGTCTACGTCGACCTCGACGCGACGCTCGCGCGGGTGGAGGACCTGGCGCGGAGCGGCCACAAGAACGAGCCCAGCGCGCTGCCCCTCGTCACGCTCACGGTGCCGCCGCGCGTGTCGAGCTCGTACCTCGCGAGCCTCGACGTCTCCACCGTCGTCGGCGAGTTCGAGACGCACTTCTCGCGGGGTGGCGATCAGGCCCGGCGCGGCCGCAACATCGACGTAGCGGCCTCCAAGCTCGAGGGGCTCGTGCTCTCGCCCGGACAGCTCGTCAGCTTCAACGAGATCGTGGGCGAGCGCAGCGAGGCGAACGGCTTCCAGCGGAGCTGGGAGATCTTCAAGGGCGAGATGGTCGAGGGCGTGGGCGGCGGCACCTGCCAGGTCGCGTCGACGTTTCACGCGGCGGTGCTCTTCGGTGGCCTCGACGTGCTCGAGCGGCTGCCGCACTCGCGTCCGAGCGCCTACATCCCCATGGGCCTCGACTCCACGGTGGTGTTCCCCGCCGTCGACCTGAAGGTGCGCAACCCGCACCCGTTCCCGGTGGTGGTGCACACGAAGTCGACCGGGAACACCCTCCGCGTCGAGCTGCTCGGCAAGTCGAAGCCCGCGCGGGTGGTCTTCGGTCGCGACGTCGTCGCCACGCTCCCCTACAAGCGAAAAATCGTCGAGGAGCCCGGGCTTCCGGCCAATCGGGTCGTCCGAAAACAGCATGGAATCAAGGGCTTCCGCATCAAGCGAACTCGCCAGCTCGTGTACGAAAACGGCACCTCGAAGACCGAGGAGTCGACCGACTTCTACCCGCCCACCACCGAGATCTACCTCGTGCCAGCGGGCTTCGACGAGGGCCGCCTGCCCGCGCTCCCGGACGCCGACGCCGACCCAGGCGACGGACCCCGCACCCCCGCGCCGAGCAGCGGCGGCGCCGTCGCGTGCGCCGGCGACTGCGCGAAGCCGGGCGACATCGAGGTCGTCAACGGTCGCGGCGTGCACGCGCCCACGGGCGTGCAGGTCGCGCCACCCCGCTCGGTGTCCCTGAAGCGCTAG
- a CDS encoding lysophospholipid acyltransferase family protein, giving the protein MEGRLRYDGYFWRRLALLGAAKGPTWLLRYSPPLIALAAMALVPEARHAVQRNLTRVRGRRGPAADTVDTARTFAAYAASLAEALAAGSKNGVSFQSHTVDGKENMYAALDRDRGVIVASVHSGGWDVLGALFADRVRTQVTIVMEPERDPVARKFHDEVRERAGVKVAHAGDDPLAALPLLRALREKGIVALLCDRTPQGMKTFDVELFGAPGRIPQGPVRLAQLSGAPIVPLFCVRAAFRSYHVRVCEPIFVPRSADEATLQAAAQRVADAMTAFVTDYPTQWFHFHE; this is encoded by the coding sequence ATGGAAGGACGCCTCCGCTACGATGGCTATTTCTGGCGGCGCCTCGCGCTGCTCGGCGCGGCGAAGGGGCCCACCTGGCTCCTTCGCTACAGCCCGCCGCTCATCGCGCTCGCGGCGATGGCGCTGGTGCCCGAGGCGCGCCACGCGGTGCAGCGCAACCTCACGCGCGTCCGAGGTCGTCGCGGGCCCGCGGCCGACACGGTCGACACGGCGCGGACCTTCGCCGCCTACGCCGCGTCGCTCGCCGAGGCGCTCGCCGCCGGCTCGAAGAACGGCGTCTCGTTCCAGAGCCACACGGTCGACGGCAAAGAGAACATGTACGCGGCGCTCGACCGCGATCGTGGCGTCATCGTCGCGAGCGTGCACTCGGGCGGGTGGGACGTCCTCGGCGCGCTCTTCGCCGACCGCGTGCGCACACAGGTGACGATCGTGATGGAGCCCGAGCGGGACCCGGTGGCGCGGAAGTTTCACGACGAGGTCCGCGAGCGCGCGGGCGTGAAGGTCGCCCACGCCGGGGACGATCCCCTCGCCGCGCTGCCCCTGCTCCGCGCGCTCCGCGAGAAGGGCATCGTCGCCCTGCTGTGCGACCGCACACCTCAAGGCATGAAGACCTTCGACGTCGAGCTCTTCGGCGCGCCGGGGCGCATCCCCCAAGGGCCCGTGCGGCTGGCCCAGCTCTCGGGCGCGCCGATCGTGCCGCTCTTCTGTGTGCGCGCGGCGTTCCGCAGCTACCACGTGCGCGTGTGCGAGCCCATCTTCGTGCCGCGCAGCGCGGACGAGGCGACCCTGCAGGCCGCGGCCCAGCGCGTGGCCGACGCGATGACGGCCTTCGTGACCGACTACCCCACGCAGTGGTTCCACTTCCACGAGTGA
- a CDS encoding outer membrane protein transport protein, whose product MPPILQRHRTRTRALRAATVFAAAWASVSAIATATDAHAAGLYFSDRGVRSVGRGGAFVAGADDLGAVWSNPAGLADAGTSILLDSTWLNFSTEFKRRTQVVDASGTVRVYEYPTVKGSTPFLPIPTIAGSYAFGDKKQYTLAGAILAPYVPIATYPATIDGQPSPSRYSLLSMDGSALVQLGGYFAWKPIPEVRIGAGVDVLVGKFASTVVFNANPADRLIGAPEDPNYDATSQLSAGPIFAPSGGLGAVFEPEEHVRIGVSGHLPFWISAPATLKVRLPTAAPFDRAKQDGDEGNVKFRLPGTLRAGVEFRQKLGNEKQVRIEAAYVREFWSAHDSIDITPNNMSLRDVTGFPTPFKVAPISLPRNFQDSNSVRLGGEFTFKEPLYNYRTALRAGISYETSAIPTEWVSPLTVDTNKVQVGGGAGLYIGKWRLDAAFSYIFAPDVEVDPATAMVPRVNPVKGNPTASEAVNGGTYTIRALTLGGGLNYKFD is encoded by the coding sequence ATGCCCCCCATCCTCCAACGACACCGCACGCGGACGCGCGCTCTGCGAGCGGCCACGGTCTTCGCGGCGGCTTGGGCGAGCGTGAGCGCGATCGCGACCGCGACCGACGCCCACGCGGCGGGCCTCTATTTCTCCGACCGCGGTGTGCGATCCGTGGGCCGCGGCGGCGCGTTCGTCGCGGGCGCCGACGACCTCGGCGCGGTGTGGTCGAACCCGGCCGGCCTCGCCGACGCGGGCACGAGCATCTTGCTCGACAGCACCTGGCTGAACTTCTCGACCGAGTTCAAGCGCCGCACGCAGGTGGTCGACGCGAGCGGCACCGTGCGCGTGTACGAGTACCCCACGGTGAAGGGCTCCACGCCGTTCCTGCCCATCCCCACGATCGCCGGCTCGTACGCCTTCGGCGACAAGAAGCAGTACACGCTCGCGGGCGCGATCCTCGCCCCGTACGTGCCCATCGCCACCTACCCCGCCACCATCGACGGCCAGCCCTCGCCATCGCGGTACTCGCTGCTCTCGATGGACGGCTCCGCGCTCGTGCAGCTCGGCGGCTACTTCGCGTGGAAGCCGATCCCAGAGGTGCGCATCGGCGCCGGCGTGGACGTGCTGGTAGGCAAGTTCGCCTCCACGGTCGTGTTCAACGCCAACCCGGCCGACCGCCTCATCGGCGCCCCCGAGGACCCGAACTACGACGCCACCTCGCAGCTCAGCGCGGGCCCCATCTTCGCGCCAAGCGGCGGCCTCGGCGCCGTGTTCGAACCCGAGGAGCACGTGCGCATCGGCGTGTCCGGGCACCTCCCGTTCTGGATCTCGGCGCCGGCGACCCTGAAGGTGCGCCTCCCCACGGCGGCCCCGTTCGACCGCGCCAAGCAGGACGGCGACGAGGGCAACGTCAAATTTCGCCTGCCCGGCACCCTGCGCGCGGGCGTCGAGTTTCGTCAGAAGCTCGGCAACGAGAAGCAGGTGCGCATCGAGGCCGCGTACGTGCGCGAGTTCTGGTCGGCGCACGACAGCATCGACATCACCCCCAACAACATGTCGCTGCGTGACGTGACCGGCTTCCCGACGCCGTTCAAGGTCGCGCCCATCTCCTTGCCTCGGAACTTCCAGGACTCGAACTCGGTGCGCTTGGGCGGCGAGTTCACCTTCAAGGAGCCGCTCTACAACTACCGCACGGCGCTCCGCGCGGGCATCTCCTACGAGACCTCGGCCATCCCCACCGAGTGGGTGTCGCCGCTCACGGTCGACACGAACAAGGTCCAGGTCGGCGGGGGCGCGGGGCTCTACATCGGGAAGTGGCGGCTCGACGCGGCGTTCTCGTACATCTTCGCGCCCGACGTGGAGGTCGACCCGGCCACCGCGATGGTCCCGCGCGTGAACCCCGTGAAGGGCAATCCCACGGCGAGCGAGGCCGTCAACGGCGGCACGTACACGATCCGCGCGCTCACCCTCGGCGGCGGCTTGAACTACAAGTTCGACTAG